Genomic segment of Oncorhynchus keta strain PuntledgeMale-10-30-2019 chromosome 12, Oket_V2, whole genome shotgun sequence:
aggtaataataataattaattaatagaagactaattgatcagatattaaaatatctgaagtgTTATATTCTGAAAATTATAACTTTAATCTGAACATTTtctgtggtgccccgacttcctagttacttaaatttacatgattagtttaattaGGTAATGATAATtagagatttgatttgataaaataacagtgtTCACCTTTAATGATACTAAAGACACATGGGTGAATGAGAATaagtacatataaatatatggatgagcaatggccgagcagcataggcaaggtgctacttgttgttaattgtttactccatgtgtaactctgtgttgtctgttcacactgctatgctttatcttggccaggtcgcagttgcaaatgagaacttgttctcaactagcccacctggttaaataaaggtgaaataaaaaaattaaagaaatagatggtataaaatactgtatatacatatgatatgagtaatgtaagatatgtcaaatcaaatttttgtcacatgtgccaaatacaacagtagtaactgtatacttattttccaccatcatttctaaataaattcattaaaaatcctacaatgtgattttctggatttttttcttctcattttgtctgtcatagttgaagtgtacctatgatgaaaattacagacctctctcgtatttttaagtgggagaacttgcacaattggtggccaactaaatacttttttgccccactatagtGTGGAAACCTATATTATACACAGGAAGATTTACAGCATTTCATTCATactgatcatctgatcatttctAGATGTGCCATCCATATTCAGTTCCAAGTACCTGGGCTTCCTGGATGCTCAGGACAAGCTGTTTGAGGAGGATGGAGGCTTCCGGTGGTGTCTGGAGAACAAGGAAGACCAGATAACTCTCCTGAATCTGCAGGATCAGTTCCAACCATTCAGAGATGTTGTCGAACTAGTCAGTGGCCAGAGATGGAATGACATCATCCAGGAGGAGTAGCACTTTAAAGGGACACTCTTTAGGTTTCCTCTGCGCAGTGAGGCCTCAGAGATCTCAGATAACCTGTATGACTACCACAAAGTAGTTCAGCTTTTCGAGAGCTCCATTGCAGATGCAGACATAATCCCTCTGTTCCTGAGGAACGTGTCATCAGTCTCTTTGCAGCACATTAACACGAACCTGTCCGTCAACACCCGGCTCTCAGTGAGCTCATCCAGTCCCACAGCTGATCCAACTCTGAGGCCCAGGAGTGATTCAAACATCAAGGGCTCAACCTGCTTCAAAACCATCCCAAAACCATACCTCCAACAGACAAAGACCAGGTGGCTTGTGACAACATGTTGCATGAAAGACGGAAATGTACCAAAGCTAGATTCACTTGCCAAGAAGCTAAGTTTCCGCCCTCATGTTGATTTGGCGTTTCCGTGTGGCCAGGAGAATGTCCTGACTGAGCGCAGACTGAGCTGCTTCCAGCCCCTTCCTAACAAGGACTCCAACAAGACTGGACTCCCGGTCCATGTGAATGCCTGCTTCGGCCTCACTGACAACAGAAGACACATCAAGTGGCAGGAGGAAGACCAGAAGTATGATGAAGCTGCAATGTGGAACGAGCTGCTGGTGAAGGAGGTTCTCCCTCACACATACCTCCTGATGCTGCAGGATGCCACCAACCTAGCCAAGACCACCACACTCCCCGTCTCAGCTGTGTACAAGATCTGGCCAGACCTCAGTCAGACCAGAGACAAATGGCATGGGATTGCTGAGGACATTCTACAACGTCTGTTTAGACAGAACACTGCGGTCTTCTCTCTAGCTGAAGACAAAAAACAGTTTGTTTCTCCTGCCGAGTCTGTGTGTCCATCCAATGACCCCAAGGCATCTGAAATGATGGCTGCCGTGACCAGGACCTTGATTGCAGGAGGAGAAAAGCTTGTCACCTTCCCAGATCATGTCTCCAGAGCTGTCCAGCAGGCTTTCCCAAACCGTAACACTCTGAAATGGGTGACTCCAGCTCTTGTAAGGGGTGTTCTCCACAGAGATGCCATGTCCAACCTCTCCATCGATGACAAACGGTCTCTGCTGCAGTTCATCTTGAGCGATGAGAAATACCACAACCTCAGGGATCTGAAGATGCTGCCTCTCAGCGACAGGACTTTCAAAACATTCACAAATGAAGAGAAGGACATTGCTCTTATTGACAATGATTCATTTCCAATGTAAATTCTTAATAATCTAAATATACAGTGCAGTATTTTTCACAGGGATAATCCATGCCTTTTTTTCAATAAACAATTTACAAGTCTTCTCATCATTCAGAGTGCTGCTGCCAGGTTACAAAGCCCTGTTTCTGCCGGATGATCTCAGCGACACTAGCATCCACCATTTGAGGCAACTAGCTAAAACAAGTAAGATAATATATTGTTCAATATTGTACAAATTCTGAAAGGTTTGTGGAATTGCAAATACCTGCATGTTTTTTACATGGTTATTATTGCCATATCTCTGTCATTTTAGAGAAATTCAACGTATTCAATGTGGATGCTGACATCGTGGCTACATTTGCCAAGAAGAGTCTCCCAAAGGACTGGGAACAGACAGATGGTCATGTCACCTGGAAGGTAGGGAGTGGCCAGCACCCACCCTTGAGGTGGCTCAGAGAGTTCTGGAAATGTCTCAACACTCACTGGGGATATCGGAGATGTTTTGAATGCATGCCACTGATACCCATCGAGCCTCTTCACGATACTAGCCAGTCTGTCAAACTTGCAAGACTACAACAGAATCCAACCACAATTTTTCGGGAAAGCAAACAAACCATCTTATCAGACAAAATCGAGAAAGTGATAAATAGTGTTGGGGGAACAGTGGTGAACAGAGATAAATGCCTGAAGCACCGAGATCTTGACTCGTACGTACTACCACCATCGCCTCAGAACATTCTACAGGTGTTCATGAACTTAGCTGCCAGTCAGGTCATCAGTGGAATCAGTTCTGCTCCTCACCATGAGAAAGAAGAACTCAAAGCCTACCTATCTAATCTGAATCCTCTCACAGTCCAGGAGCGAGATCTGCTCTCAAAGATGCCTCTCTTCCAATCAATGGCCAGAGAATACGTTGCCGCCCTATCCAAGCAGGCGGTGGTTCTGAGTTCCACCCCAGCTCTCCCCACAGAGCTCCCCATGCTGCATTCCATTGTCCGGTGTGCAACTGAGGCTGATCGCAAGCTCCTATTGTTGCTCAAGGTTGATCTCCTGGAGACCGCCCAGGTGGCCATTTATTTGGTTGATGGAGTTGAGAGGAAGTCTTTCAAGAAACAAGAGACTGAGAGAATCATGACCTGGATTTTACAGCATGGCAGTATCCTCTTCTTACAGAATGGGACCTTGTACAGAAAATGTAAGGATTTGAGCTTCATCGAAGTAGATGGAAAATTGAAGAAGACTTCCAGCATTTTTGATCCAAACAATAAAACCTTCCAAGTCCTTTTTGAAAGAGATTTTTTCCCTCCAGCTGTGTTCACCCAGACTCTCCAGAGATGCTTGACGGCTTAACACGTATTGGATTGCATACAAAGGAAATGGAAGTCTCAGCAGACAACGTGTTGCATATTGCCACCCATATTGAGAAATCACGTGTTCACTCACAAAGGGCTTTCAAAAAGGCAGAAGCACTTCAAAGACTATTGAATGACAATGACTTGCTTTCCCAGTTCTCTCATCAGCAGCTGCAGCACCTCTCACAGCTGCAGTGGGTCCCTTGTGAGAATCCTTGCATCACGAAAGAAAAGAACAAGCGGAAAAGTTTCTATAAGCCAGAGGAGATACGACATTCGGAGTACAAGAGCATTGTAGGGCATCCTTCATGACATCAAACAGACCATTGAAGAAAGGTCCCAACCATTTGGCGAACCCTCAGAGCTGAAAGTGTCAATAGCCATTCTGAActggatgtggagagagaagaagaccGTCAAGGTCAATATCCCTGTGCCGGTCATGGCAGGGAGTCAGAGATTTACTCTGCAACCTCCAGAGTTAATTGGAATAGAGCAGTGTGGGCAGTCAGAACCCATAACTCTGAGGATCAAGAACATCCTGAAGGAGTATGATGAAGAGAATGACATATTCAAAGAGCTCATTCAGAATGCAGAAGATGCTGGAGCAAACACCTGTAAGTTCATGGTGGATTTCAGAGACCACAAAGACCCAGCGGACAGCCTCATAGACCAAGGCATGTCCCTCTGTCAGGGACCATGTCTCTGGGCCTTCAACGACGAGCTCTTCACTGAGGATGATTGGAAAAACATTGTCAAACTCGGATCTGCCTCAAAAGAAAACAAGGTTGAAAAAATAGGGAAGTTTGGACTTGGATTTAATGCTGTGTACCATGTGACTGATATTCCTTCAATCCTCAGTGGCAAGGGGCTTCTGATACTTGACCCAAATGGTACACACCTGCAAAAGCACATGCAAATACTGGAATCAAACTGGACTTATCTCGGGAGCAGCTTCTGCACAGGTTTCCTGGACAATTCAGACCATATGAGCGCATTTTTGATTGCAATCTTTCAAAAAAGAGCACTCAGAAATTCTACCAGGGCACGCTCATTAAACTACCTTTCCGGACACGAGAGGAGGCTGTCAAGTCAGAAATCAGCGGAAATGTGTATGACAGCGATGGCATAGTGAAATTTCAACAGAAACTGATCAACTCACAAACTCATCTCCTCTTTCTGAAGAACATCAAGATGGTATCTCTTCAAAACCTCCCGAGCGACGGTTCCACTCCTCCTCAAGATGACCAAATTGAGACGCTTTTCACTGCCACCAGAAAAGTTGTGAGCACATTCAAGATTCCAGAGGACACTCCTCCAGGAACGATGCAGAATGATGCTCTGAAATCTCTGATGAAGCAATATGCGAAATGCCAAGAGGTCATTGACTGCCATAGCGCCAACATAGCAGAACTAACTCAACAACATTGTGATGGATCTGATGTCCAGTTTTGGCTTCTATACAATTGCTTTGGGACACAAAATTCTTTACAAATGGTCCAGA
This window contains:
- the LOC118391798 gene encoding LOW QUALITY PROTEIN: sacsin-like (The sequence of the model RefSeq protein was modified relative to this genomic sequence to represent the inferred CDS: inserted 1 base in 1 codon; deleted 2 bases in 1 codon; substituted 1 base at 1 genomic stop codon) encodes the protein MEQVSDHRARGPVRYQLCSKSMLDFRAYKPRVVTLLSPFKERVLALACDSTSYKNALTGQAHTLSWMQGPINVMKQQRAGLEPSSPKNSFAATVPHFIDYLKDILRRYPDGGQILKELIQNADDAGASDVVFLHDERCYGSQSLKTEGLGKYQGPALYAFNNAEFTAEDWEGITTTGRSIKRKDPNKVGRFGIGFNSVYHMTDVPSIFSSKYLGFLDAQDKLFEEDGGFRWCLENKEDQITLLNLQDQFQPFRDVVELVSGQRWNDIIQEEXHFKGTLFRFPLRSEASEISDNLYDYHKVVQLFESSIADADIIPLFLRNVSSVSLQHINTNLSVNTRLSVSSSSPTADPTLRPRSDSNIKGSTCFKTIPKPYLQQTKTRWLVTTCCMKDGNVPKLDSLAKKLSFRPHVDLAFPCGQENVLTERRLSCFQPLPNKDSNKTGLPVHVNACFGLTDNRRHIKWQEEDQKYDEAAMWNELLVKEVLPHTYLLMLQDATNLAKTTTLPVSAVYKIWPDLSQTRDKWHGIAEDILQRLFRQNTAVFSLAEDKKQFVSPAESVCPSNDPKASEMMAAVTRTLIAGGEKLVTFPDHVSRAVQQAFPNRNTLKWVTPALVRGVLHRDAMSNLSIDDKRSLLQFILSDEKYHNLRDLKMLPLSDRTFKTFTNEEKDIALIDNDSFPIVLLPGYKALFLPDDLSDTSIHHLRQLAKTKKFNVFNVDADIVATFAKKSLPKDWEQTDGHVTWKVGSGQHPPLRWLREFWKCLNTHWGYRRCFECMPLIPIEPLHDTSQSVKLARLQQNPTTIFRESKQTILSDKIEKVINSVGGTVVNRDKCLKHRDLDSYVLPPSPQNILQVFMNLAASQVISGISSAPHHEKEELKAYLSNLNPLTVQERDLLSKMPLFQSMAREYVAALSKQAVVLSSTPALPTELPMLHSIVRCATEADRKLLLLLKVDLLETAQVAIYLVDGVERKSFKKQETERIMTWILQHGSILFLQNGTLYRKCKDLSFIEVDGKLKKTSSIFDPNNKTFQVLFERDFFPPAVFTQTLQMLDGLTRIGLHTKEMEVSADNVLHIATHIEKSRVHSQRAFKKAEALQRLLNDNDLLSQFSHQQLQHLSQLQWVPCENPCITKEKNKRKSFYKPEEIRHSEYKSIVGEKKTVKVNIPVPVMAGSQRFTLQPPELIGIEQCGQSEPITLRIKNILKEYDEENDIFKELIQNAEDAGANTCKFMVDFRDHKDPADSLIDQGMSLCQGPCLWAFNDELFTEDDWKNIVKLGSASKENKVEKIGKFGLGFNAVYHVTDIPSILSGKGLLILDPNGTHLQKHXANTGIKLDLSREQLLHRFPGQFRPYERIFDCNLSKKSTQKFYQGTLIKLPFRTREEAVKSEISGNVYDSDGIVKFQQKLINSQTHLLFLKNIKMVSLQNLPSDGSTPPQDDQIETLFTATRKVVSTFKIPEDTPPGTMQNDALKSLMKQYAKCQEVIDCHSANIAELTQQHCDGSDVQFWLLYNCFGTQNSLQMVQTDNKHTVFSLPIGGVAVPLNKEPQTGKWVPGDTKQVGQAFSFLPLSVATGLPVNLNGSFAVTSNRRGLWESGVKYDWNRALLQDAVTTAYVTTLLVLKNMSKNGDLQRYPYYTFWPNEKNVSKTFKPLVDEFYFAITQHFSGKALELFSDGDNWCSMCNARFLHPTIQEDKAVGELAMKTAERGPGDAATMCETAFGSIEITCCKSLETVLWLGQELLSGTTAATQLYVKKGQQGCTFYLKHNNDTAHKVKS